One Amaranthus tricolor cultivar Red isolate AtriRed21 chromosome 1, ASM2621246v1, whole genome shotgun sequence DNA window includes the following coding sequences:
- the LOC130805741 gene encoding cytochrome b6-f complex iron-sulfur subunit, chloroplastic-like, whose amino-acid sequence MASSTLSPPTLSQLCSSKSGMFAPSLALAKSGKVNVMMGKGRVGGMKVSCQATSIPADDRVPDMGKRQLMNLLLLGAISLPTGFMLVPYTYFFVPPGKGGGSGGTVAKDALGNDVIAAEWLKNHGPNDRTLTQGLKGDPTYLVVESDRTLATYGINAVCTHLGCVVPWNAAENKFICPCHGSQYNNQGRVVRGPAPLSLALAHCDIDDGKVVFVPWTETDFRTGDEPWWS is encoded by the exons ATGGCTTCCTCTACACTTTCACCCCCTACCTTATCTCAG CTATGCTCAAGCAAGAGTGGAATGTTTGCGCCATCACTGGCTTTGGCGAAATCAGGAAAAGTGAATGTGATGATGGgtaaaggaagagtaggaggaaTGAAGGTAAGTTGTCAAGCTACAAGTATACCAGCAGATGACAGGGTACCTGACATGGGGAAACGCCAACTTATGAATCTTTTGTTGTTGGGTGCTATTTCTCTTCCTACGGGTTTCATGTTGGTTCCTTATACTTACTTCTTCGTTCCTCCTGG TAAAGGAGGTGGTTCTGGTGGCACCGTCGCCAAGGATGCTCTTGGAAATGATGTTATCGCTGCTGAATGGCTTAAGAACCATGGACCAAATGATCGTACTCTTACCCAAGGGCTCAAG GGAGATCCAACATACTTAGTCGTGGAGAGCGACAGAACTCTTGCAACATATGGAATCAATGCTGTGTGCACGCATCTTGGATGTGTGGTTCCATGGAATGCTGCTGAGAACAAATTCATCTGTCCATGCCATGGATCACAATACAACAACCAAGGCAGAGTTGTTAGAGGACCTGCACCTCTT TCATTGGCATTGGCACACTGTGATATAGATGATGGAAAGGTGGTTTTCGTGCCATGGACCGAAACAGATTTCAGAACTGGTGATGAGCCATGGTGGTCTTAA